CAAAGGCCTTCCATGACTACGTAAGTGACACCACACTCTCTTATCTCCACATGCCGTATCCAGGGGGCATCTGTAAGTCTCACCCAAAGGGTCACGGGCCGCTCCGGCCCAGCCGAGCAGAGGTGAACACGAGCAACTTTTGGTCCCGTTTGGGAGCAACTTGCTTCTCTTGATGCATCAGCTGCATCATCACTTGGAACCTGAACTTTCAGCGCCGATGACAAACTGTAGCTGTATTTACATTcctgtgtttaaatgtcatgTGTTCTAattgacactgtgtgtgtgtgtgtgtgtgtgtgtgtgtgtgtgtgtgtgtgtgtgtgtgtgtgtgtgtgtgtaggcaggcTCTAACGGTATAGTGTGTAGAGATAATGGAATAGAGTTCTAATCCGGTAATCCCAGCACTGGGCCGAGGCTAAGCTGgggatttgtgtgtgtatgtctgtgtcagtgtgtgtgattgtgtgtttgtttttttttgggggggggggcatctttgGCAGCCAGCCCAATAGAGAGGAAGCTGGGCGTGATCTCACCCTCTGTGACTGTTCACCCTGTCTGAGGGTGTAGAAATGTAGATTCTTTTTGTGCTgcgaggttgtgtgtgtgtgtgtgtgtgtgtgtgtgttctgatggTGATAAAGAAGACGGCAGCAGATTAATTTAGGCCCctcgagcccccccccccagctctggtCTTTTCTACTTTTTACCAAAAGAATGAAAACactcaaaaacacaaacccGGAGTCTTTTGAGGGCCGCGCGATGATGGTGGTTTTCTTCGAGTGCAACTTTTTGACAGTTCCTGGTTTTGGTTTGTTGGgagaccgcccccccccccccccccaggactgaTGGGAGGACTGGTGCAGCTCTCCGTATATCCCAGTCCAGCTACCTGCTgaccctgctgagctgcaggtaGTGACTGAAAGAATGAGATCACGAACACaggcggctgaaatgagtttccttaGAGATCAAGTGAGGAGCTCAGACATCCTCCAGGAGCTCAGAGTGGAACCGCCGCTCGAGAGAGGACGGGGGGAGGACAGTGGGGGGGGTTCGGCCGGATGTTTCCAGCGAACTCCCCGGGGAGGTGTTTGGGGAAGGTCCTGCTCGGAGGAGACCACCTGGATGAGCTGTAGGGATCAGATTTCCCATCTTGTCCTTGAAGGCCTTGGAATCtcctggaggaggtagctgggctTTCCTGCAGGAGTTGTTGCCCCAGCAACCAGAATAGGAACAGGAACCTTTGTCCAGAAGGCGGAGCTTCAAAACTAGGATTATTACAGACTGAATCGTTGCAACACCGACGGAGCATAAAATAGAAATTGCTGATGGCTTTCTTTGATTCCTGAAGCTCCTGCAGCACATCTGGATGCAGCCTCCTCACCTCTGCAGACATTTAttgcttctctctccctccttttcctcccccctgGATTTGTGTAATTCCAGTCTTTCCGCCTTCGCGCCGGCATCTTTCCTCCCGTTTTTCCTCTTTCCCGTATCTCTCCATCACCAGCACTGCCTCTCGTCTCCCCCGACtccccctccagctctgccCTCTCGCTCCTTCTCTATCTCTTCTCtgaccccctcctccctccctccctccctcctctgctacTACCTCCTTCCCTGAGAGAAGATTGATTGGCTAATCTAACcatttacccacaatgcctAGTGGTATTGAGGAGTAGAGGACAGCTTAAACAGTGTGAAGACACAACAGAGAGACGGAGAAGGTATTTGGAGATGGAGCCGAACGGGCAAGTGTCAAACTGGGGAAGGAAAGTGGGaaatagttttattttaatttaaatacacTTTCCATGACATTTTAGCGTCGGGTAACGGCTAATAAACAGACACGAAGAAGCGTAGCATCGGCAGCGCGGCGCCGAGCACCGTAGGGAAAATAATATTCCTGTTCACGTGTTCTCCAGACTCGGTGTTTCGCCCCTCGCCTCCGTCACGTTGGCCAAGTGGATGTTGTGTCTGGAGCCTGTGTTGGCGCCGTTACCTatcgtgcgcgcgcgtgtgcgcacgTCTTTGTCCGCGTGCTACCCGTCTGCTTCAGTGCTGCTACCTTGGCAGTAGCTTTTGGGGAAATGTGTGCCAGTTTAGAGGACCAGCTGGGCTtccagagagagagtgtgtttgtgtgtgtgtgtgtgtgtgcgtgcgcacgcacTCACGCGTGCATGTGCGTAGTATCAGCCCTATCCTGTTGCTCCAGAGCGAAACGCGCTGTTTGGACCGGCCTGATAAATTAGCCAGATCACCACAGTCAGCTACttttcctcccatctcctctctcgctccctcctgTCTcgttcccttcctcccttcctccctacctcccttcctccctccctccctcactctgcGAGTTAAGGACAGCAGGTCGAGGAGACAGTGATGAGGTACATATCAGTGTGAACCAGAATGTAGATTAGTTCCCTCCGAGCAGggacacacaaatacagacacacacctgctgtctcTTCttacccctcccctccccgtccACTGTTTATGTGTCTGTCTTTATCCCTGTGAAAGGTATCAGGCGGAGGTCAATAATGTGTTGAGCACTATTGATCTGCTTGCTTGGGCCaacgagcagcagcagggtgggagggagggatcaGTCCTGGGCTCTGTCTCCGCACTGTCTTTTCCAGCCTTTTTTACATCAGGTATGAATAAAGCAGTTTGAGAAACCGAGACACGAGATTCTCCATCCATAGTTGGCGTAAAGAACAGCGTTTACATGTGTTTACTCCCtaaaatggagaacttttgctTGACTTTAAGTCGGTTTACAGAAATTTTGGGTTTGTCTTTCATGAATTCTGATTACCGGCTCATTTCAAAAGCCCCTATAAAAAACCTGTAAAAATCCAGAAGCCTCGAGGGTCATGATGGTGGTGCTGAGGCTGAATGTATTTGAACTCTGGGAGACTTTAAATTTGTGGGTCTCCTCCACAGTGGTGGGAAGCCGTGAAGATGTAGCTTGCAGTGTAAATATTCCCAGACATTTGAAAGCGAATCTCTCGGGTTTTGTCGCGTTTTCACTCTCGATAAAAGAAGCGTATTCTTCTTCTTGCCGTGGCGTGTCTGGCATTAAAGCCTTTTAAGTTGTGCCTCCTGTGCGCACTTAGTCTTCCCGTTCAGTCTGGCTGGAAATGAATAATTCAAGATTCCTACacgggaaaaaaataaaatcaaaacacagGGTTCTTATATCAACTAATTAGCAGCACTAATGTCTGCTGGAAATTGTGTTTCCTTTGCTCGCCGCGCACGGGTGATCTGCTCGTCTGGAGCTGTCGTCATTTACCTGCATCACAAGTCAGAGAGACAAATTCCTTCAAATTTACTCCAATAAATCGGGTTATTCTGATTCAGGGAGGAGGCCCCCCCATCCCAAGGTTTCCCGACAGTATCGGTGGAGGTCGGCGGTACTGCGGGCGCCGTGGCACAAACTTGGAAAAGAAAGCGCcggtggatgtttttgtatttcCCCAGGCTGATGGGTTTTAATAAAGGCCAGCTGCATTCTAAATCTACCTCTGCTCCAGGAAACTGACCTCCGTTTATAAAGTCTATAAATTAGCAAATTACCGACCTACTAATCAGATTATTAATAATCAATAACCACCAAACTGTTGAGGACTGAAGAAAATGTTCCTCAGGGTCGCTTGTtcattccctccatcctctATCTCACTCTtccttcactccctctctcactcctaGAGCGGGGGATGCCAGGGGGACAGAGTGCAGATAGGACctgtctccatagcaacagctTCTGCCAAGCCGCTGACACCCCAGCGGGGGGGCCAAGGGAAGGAGAGGTTCTGATGGGGGGGGAATGACGAGGGGTTTGGTTGGGGTAACCGGGAGAAGGTGCGGAATTTATGGGGGGTAAAGCGAAAGGGGGGGGTCATTCTAGAGGGTAGGATGGAGCAAAAAGtgtagaagaagagaaggaggcagcCAACCCTGTTCCCTCTCAGGGGACTCGGTGGTCTGCTCATGTTCACTAGCATGATTAGCATAAAGActggggggaggtgtgtgtgtgtgtgtgtgtctctgtgtgtgtgtgtgtctgtatgtgtgtgtgtctctgtgtgtgtgtctgtgtgtgtgtgtgtgtgtgtgtgtgtgtctctgtgtgtgtgtctgtgtgtgtgtgtgtctctgagtgtgtgtgcatgcatgtatgTCTGTGTGCTCTTCATAGACGAGCAACGGCGGGTGTTTTGTGTGTAATTGCAAGCATGCGTTGTTGTCCAAGCACATTGTGTCACATGTATGCAGCGAGTcagttagtgtgtgtgtgtgtctgtgtgcgtgcgtgcgcgctcACGTGCGTGCCTGCCTGGTCTTAAACCTCtccgctcctctgctcctgcagcctgcggttccctcctctccttcctctccgctcagctgctccaccttctAAGCCTGTGATGCAACTCTTTGTGCGCTGGTGTGCTTGTCTGCGTTagcgtgcgtttgtgtgtttgttgcgtGCTTATGTAAGCTCTGAACATGCGTCTCTGTCTATCTGTGCTGACAAGAATACAGTTATATCGTGTTTAACTCTCGGACTGAATTATTCAACCCGTCTGCTCTAAATTCTCcttctgttttcctcttgtTTGACTCAACAAATCAGGTGAAATTTAGCTGCTAATCTGCTTCATCAGCAAAAAAGTTGTCTTGGCtcaattaaagaaataaactaAGAATTAGGTTAAGTTGACTGTGACCTGCGCATCAGCCACAACAGCCTTGAGAGGTCTGATGTGGCTGACTGGCTTATTTTAGCCAGCATAGAGGAACAGAACAGCCCCCAGTTCCATTCTGGGTGGGTGGCTGCGTTTGTGACCAGCAGCCTCACAAGAAGTCTGTTTGATAGGCAGCTAAATGATCGAACAGgctcttttgttcttttgaaGTGTTGATAATACGATCAATATTGTCAATTGATGAGCGCTGATATGAATTCAGCTGCTTTCGTCTCTGCTTTGAACTCACACAAGTTTCAtgaattgtcttttttttttgtctcgaGGTGTTCTCTCTATCTTTAAGAAGGGCTAAACGGGCTAAAGTTTGGGCAGGGGGGGCAGTTCatgaggtgggggggtgttgctgtgAATGATTGCAGGTGGAGCCACTGCCCCCTATTGTCACCTCCTGTCCACTGCAGCCTGTACCCTGAAACCATAAAGCCATAAAGTCATGTAAACGAGTGTCTGTTGATTTGTTCCAGAGCGCGGCGGCGGCACCCAGCCCAGTGATGGGCAACATGCCCCCCAACGACGCCATGCCAGGTGGTCCCATGCCCCCGGGCTTCTTCCAGGTACTCCCCGCCCCCTCCGCCGCCACACTGCTCActcctccatcccttcattaCCATCAGCACACTCTGacctcttctctccatccattacaaaaacaaacattctttTATTCTATATTCTAATGCTATATGTTATCAACAAACCAGAACAGATTAATAGCTACAGGATATATTCTAAACTGATTTATATTTGCATTTCCATCCCGTCTTTATTGGCTATAAAGTTCGGCCTCGCTCAGTTATCAAGTCCCAGACTTGAGAAATAAACTCGACTCCTCTTTCTTTGACACCTTTCCAAGCACATTTTTATCTCACTCTGGATATTTAAATGCACCCGAGCTTCACACACTCCTTCATCTGCGGCCCGTCGAGCCAAACGCCGTGACTCAGCCATCCCGCATTCATCaactcctccatctccatcactTGTCTGTGACCCATCCCGGCTGTGCGGGAAGGCTTTTGGTGTGGGGGATGACCGTCTGAAGATGGACGAGTGCACACACGGGTGTACAGGCGCACATTCACAAACAAGCTCAGGCACATCCTGCGCCATGTGATGGACAGCACTGGCATTTGGTATGAGACATGataagggaggagggggggggggggtgaataagAGGAGGAGCGGGGAAGATCAGTGCCACCAGGATTCTGCTACCTACCTCCCCACTGTTTGCCTGTTGAGGAGTTGGTATGGCGCAAtaggttctgtgtgtgtttgtgggggggggattagcgAGAGTAACACTGTGAATAAGCAAgagtggggggagggagagggtgaggagagaAACATGGACGTGCTATTTATAACGCTGGTGGGGGTGTGAGATGGTTGAGTGTGTGTTGCGTTCAAGGATTTTTGCTTTTCCTGTAAATATGGCATTTCTTTATAATCTGGTGCCAATCCAGAATATTATCTGATTAATTATCTATATTAAATATCTAATGTCTTTTTCCCTACAACAGTGTGCTGTGAAACCACGGTTTACAGAGTGAAAATCAGGAGTGGTGCAGTTGTAACTCTTACAGGATTATTTATTAGGGGTCCTTAACCTCTCGGCTTGGGTTCAGGGGTCAACAGTAAAGCAGCAGCCCGTCAGaagctgaagggctgttttgaTGCAGGCAGCAATATCTCAGTTATACAGATGTGAGATTAAATAGGCTTGcacaaagtttatttttgttcgTGTCATCTTTTGGATTAGACCTTTTCTTCGTtgccttcctgctgcagagTTTGCCAACATTGCCCCCGCGTGGCGGACATGGTCATTACACAGGTTGAAGCCGTCTAACAACGATTAGTTTCGCTGGTTAATCAAATAAAATTGATCTGGCCTTTAAATCTCCGGGTTTTAATCTAAGTGGAGGTTTAACACGATCTCCAGACCATCTCGCCGCTCTTCTTGCACCTCTTCTTACAGCCCCCCCACTTAAAACTCCCTTTTCCGTCTTCCCTTTTCTGATCCCCGTAACCCCTCCAGGTATAAATCCCGCCCCCATCATTTGGGCCCACCACTCTCTGATATCGctcttcttttttaaagggACCACCCGGCTCTCAGCAGTCCCCCCAtgcacagccccccccacacaaccCCAGCAACCCCATGATGGGACCCCATGGCCAGGTAAGATGCAAACactttctctcacacacccctctctcttccattccctctaacccccccccctgcccccaaACAACGCCTTTTATCTCTCGttcaccactcacacacaccgtcttctgctgctgctcctgctgacacCCCAGGTCTCCCCCCATTAGCTCGGGGTCTGTTCTCGCTAACTCCTCGTAGATGTCAGCCCCCTCCGGTCGCCACTTCCTTTCATGAAAGCCGAGCATCCGGAGGCAGCGGGGCCCGCTCCTCGCCGAGGCCCGGCGTCGGCCGTCCCTGTGTGGGATTAATAATTCACTGCTTGCCCCACCCCCTGAAGCAGCCTGTGGGGGGTTGCACAattctctgctcctccacactCAACACACAGACTCTCTGTTCCACTGcattataaataaaacagtggTCATGTGTGcatagaaggaaaaaaaacaggttttcagatttaaaataaacagattaCAGTTGAATCTACTGAGAAAAGCGCACGTTCACTGGATTCAGCCTTAAAACTTGTCCAGAACAGTAGCTCCACACGCCTGCGGAGGCAATCTTAGCCGCCCAGCTCTTCATTCTTGTGGTTTCTGGTTTCCGACTTGTGTTCGAGAGAGTGAGGACACGCTTCCTGTACACTTTTGGACGGCGTTGACTGGCCCGAATCGTCTCGTACGACGCCAGGTAGACCGCAGGCAGAGTCGGTTTACACCGCAGGCGGGGAAAGCGGCGCGAGGGCCGTGTGTATTATGAGAGGGAAAGGATACGGCGGGCGGGGTGTTTTTATGTGTGGATGGTCTTTCTCAGTCATCCTCCATGCTCCAACCACAGTGGTCATCTGTGCGTCCTCGCTCCGTCCTCTGCCAGTGGTCTTGGATTCATCAGTAATCAAGATGTCTCTGTcctgtcttgtttttcctgcagcctTTCATGTCACCGAGGTATCCAGGTGGACCGCGCCCCTCGCTGCGAATGCCAAATCAGGTACGTAAGGttgtttttcctcagttttcTTCATGTGCTGACGTGTCATCGTCATTTTCTGCCCAGATCGTGTGTTAATCTCCGTCCTTATTGTGTGTTTCGCCAGCCTCCAGGAGGAATCCCTGGATCTCAGCCTCTCCTGCCAAACAGTTTGGACCCCACAAGACCGCAGGGTGAGACTGGTGCTGTGTGGATTGATTCCATCTGGTCTGgttaggggtgaggggggggtgtCGGTGATTTTAGCTTCAGATTACGGGGACTAGGAGGGTTAAACTAATGAGATTAGGACGAAGAGCAGTCTGCAGGATGTCTTAATTCCTGACTCCTAAGAGATGAGGCCACCATATGCAGCTTTGACTTGAGCCTCGGTGCGTTCTGTTCTTGCAGGGCATCCCAACATGGGCGGACCGATGAGGATGAACCCCCCTCGAGGAATGGCCATGGGCCCACAGGTACGGCCACCCTGGAAACCACAGGAGCTGTGGGACTGTTGTGTTTCAGTCAATCTTGACTGGACTGAGTCTGCAATAAAAACCATGAGGGACATTTCTCCTCACCCTTCTATTTACATCCTGTCTTTATAGAATTATGGAGGAATGAGGCCTCCCCCCAACTCCATGGGGGGGCCGATGCCAGGAATGAACATGTGAGTTTAAACTTTTCATACCTCTGTTGACGTATAACTGCCCTGCTGGgtgaatttattatttttgcctttttttttaaggggtCCTGGAGGAAGAGGGCCTTGGCCAGGACCTAATACCAACTCTGTGAGTcaggtttttaatcttttaaacTGTTTTAATCAGCAAATAGAGTTTAATACAGTGCCTGAAACACTTGAAATCAATATGGATTGTCATGTTTCCTGATCCCTCTCGTCGCCATTGCAGATAGCCtactcctcttcatcaccagggAATTATGTGGTGAGTTAATCTGAGACCACAGCAGCTCTTTTCACCTCTTACCTCGCCGttataatgttgtttttttccctctgctcgctctccagggTCCGCCAGGCGGAGGAGGCCCTCCCGGAACTCCCATCATGCCCAGCCCAGGTGGTGCGTCACCCATTTATGCTCGCTCGTGTTTGCGCACTATTGAAGCATCGGTGTTTCCCGTATTTTACGTTTgttttgaacaaaaaaaaaaagaataaagtttTGGTTTCTGCGCAGATTCGACCAACTCCAGCGAAAACATCTATACGATGATGAACCCTATCGGGCCGGGAGGCAACAGACCCAACGTGAGTGACGCATGACCTGAGGAAAGTGTTTCCTAAATGAAGAACGACTGAAAGTCTTCATCTTCTCTTCCCCCAGTTCCCTATGGGACCTGGGCCTGATGGACCAATGGGAGCCATGGGAGCCATGGAGCCACACCACATGAACGGATCACTAGGTGGGTTGAGGCGCCCCAAAGCCACACCTGAGCTGTTTCTATTTAGATTAAGCTAACTTagactctcctcctcccccccccagggtCTGGGGACATGGACGGGTTGCCAAAGGTGAGTAAGCATCACATTTCGGGAGCGGTTGTACTTGTCAACAGTACCTATTCAGAATCTCATCGTTTGTGTCCCCTCTCCCCCCAGAGCTCCCCTAACAACATGGGGGGCATGAACAACCCTCCTGGAACGCCGAGAGACGACGGCGAGATGGGTGGAAACTTCTTGAATCCATTCCAAAGCGAAAGTGTGAGTAGAGCGAGTGAATCGCATCTCACGCCCCCTTAACAGTTACCCCTGACGTCCCGACATAAACCGGTGGAAGAATGcaagcagagggagggggaacCCACCCAGAATCGACCGTGTTGGGTCGTCCAGCAGTTAATTTGACGTATTTAAGCCCCATCATTCAGAACTCGGCAGCCATTTTCCCCTCAGACACCATGAGGATGACATGAGGTTGCTCCTCCGGGCCATAGACGTTCTGCTTGCATTGTAGCCGCTTTACTAATCACTCAGATTCTCCATCGTAGATCCTCTGTGTCAGTGATCGGCCGCATGGTTCTCTATGAAAAGGTTGTTGGGGTTTTTAGTTGTAGAATAGCTGTTTTAAAGGTGGTTTGGGGCGTCTCTTCTCCTGGGCCTGGACAGCTAAGTGGTGCACAGCAATTAGCCATTGAGCAGCCATCATCTGAACTATGATCCACAAGATTGAAAGGACTGTTTGTCCTGAGCTCCTGAGGCTGAATGGCTGCTGTATTGATTATTGATTCTGTATTAGAGCTCTGAAAGACTGTGCCTCCTGTAGCTGTGCAGGACTGGGTGTGAGCGCCATCTGGTGTTTTAATGTTGTCAGTGACGTATCCACtcatctctgccccccctccccctcccctctctctctcttttcagtATTCACCCAACATGACGATGagtgtgtgatttttttaaatttccccgccccccccccccattttgtatttttgtttatgTTCCTCCTgcacctgattttttttttttttcttttctaaactcAAATCGACCTCCTTTCACCTCGGATTGAACCGCCAcaccctcctctgctgcccccgCCCTTCCATATGGGAtctgcccccaccccaccccacccctgccctctcctctcccactctCACTCTGGAACTGCACGGCCACACAGCCTTCTGGGACGGCCCTGGAGCACGCCGGGACTCTGATTAAGACGGGCCCTCCCGGACCATGCAAGATGGCTGCCGGTCTGAATAGGAAGTCGCAGAGCAACAGGAAGGGGCTCCTCTCTGACTCTGGCCCCAGACTCCCCGGCTTCCTTTCAGCTTCTAGACAATGAGCGAGGACAAACGGATCGGAGGAGGAGCCGAggctacccagccccccccccccttcccgaggGGACAATGTCGGGTCGTCTAACAGCTGCCTGGAACCTTCACACGACGCCACTCGGAAGTTCTGAAACAGTTTGACCACcttttttaagttttgtttcCTCTCGACGGATTCAGTTGAAGGTCGGACGCGTCGTCCCGTCTGACCGCCCACGTTCTTCTGTGTGTACATTTATAACAGAGGTGTTGTGATGATCAGTGAACTTTCTTTCCCCTCATTCTTTTGTGTATGTATTGTATCATggctatttttattattgtacaATTGTTATGAAAACTgttctgatattttttaagattaATTTCTGAAGGCACATTATGATAAGGAAGCATGTGTGCACGGGAATCGGAACCTTATTGGCTGTGTGATGTGGCTCCCTGTGAGcgcggcgccccctgcaggtgatAGTTTAACTTCCACGGTACTGATTggcccctttttaaaaaaatatatatatatttctgatGGTTTAGATAACAATCATTAATCTCTTGCTCATTAATCCAGATTAAGAAGGAAatggtggttttttttccccgtaGTGAAATGCACAGctctatttatttatgtacTTTGAGTTTGTCTTATGAATTGTTACTTTAAGTGTTAtccctttttgttttaaacGCAGAACTAGTAGCAACTGTGTAAATATGCAGATCCAGTCAGCAGAGTCTCCTCCACCTGAGCCCCGAAGGTGCTTTTCAAGTTTTTCAGAACAGTCGACCGCTTTGACCTCACTCGTGCTGCTTCCTCCCTCCGCTGCTGCCCACTTCGGTTCAACGTCGCCCTCCCTTTCGCCGCCCCCGCCTCCCGTTCACGTCCTCCGCACACTGTGATGTTCACGTCTCTGCTTCGCGTGCAGCCTggttgtttatttttcattttcattttgatttttgcAGCGACACTTCTGGGTGGTTTCGTCATTCTGGTGCTCCGCTATCGGGGGAGGAAGGAGTTCCTTCGTGTACTGTAGTGAGGCTTCCCTTCATCCTTCTCCCCGTCTCTCTGATTTTGTAAACtccatctcttctttttctttattttgtaaatactgtaaaatgCATTTTGATATCATTGACATGTATTGATATTTTCAAATCACGGTGACCGTGGGTCAGAAACGTCCTGATTTCACCCATCGGGTGGCGATGAGAACCCCAAATGGAGCTGCtatggacttttttttcttctcatcacAGACAAACGTGGGATTTTAGTGTGCAGCGGAGCTTTGAGGGGACGAGAAGGGAAGTTCTGAGGGGGTGCACGAACGCCCCGTAGCTCACCGCCACACATGGTTCCTGTTACAAACACAATAaatccccccccttccccccatgtCAATGGTGATGTTTGAATGAGGTTGCCAAAAGCATCGaaacaggcttttattttttaagttgaGACGGATACAAGAggccagtttttccaaatcGAACGCTCCTCGGCTGTAGTTCAGCTTCCTCCCCGCCGTCACACCTCAGGCTGAGCAGGACACCATCTCTCTCCAAACAGGGACCAGAGACTCATCTATGaaggaatttttaaaaatctatttaaaataggGGCAGGAtgcatcttttcttttgttttgttttgaaagagAAATAAGATGTTCTTAAAGGCAGAGCGGGTGCAGGAACAGGCGCTCCCTCCCTGCACTTTTAAGACACTGTTGTATAAAATGCAGTTGAAGTTCTTCCTGTCCTGTAAGTAAAGCCGTCACAACATCGATCATTTCTGTATTTCTATTGTGCTGATGTATAATACTGTAACATTCGGGGGTCGGGGAGGGTCGTCAGAGGATttgctttggttttgttttgagggAATACTTTTTCTTTGCCCTGTTTCCTCTTGATGACAAAGCAGTATTGAATATGAGGCAGTCTGTCCTTGGGGAGTTGCTTTGTATCTCATGTTAGGGTAGTTTCAGATCCTAAGTGTCTCGTGTAGTAAAATAAGAGGTTCCTTCTTTGTATGTTTCTTTATATTGTAAAGTTTCTTTAGACGGAAAAATGTTGCTTATTTCAGGGGGAAAAGGTGGGAAAACTGCATTgataataaatgtaatttttttttttgtttgtttcaattTTCATCAAGTTGTCGGTCGTTTGCCTGTGTCCCCCTTGTTGTAGATacatattaaaaacaaataaaatgactTCACTCCTTTTTGCCATGAACGCTGCATCATCCTTTGATTATTCGCACTTTATTGCTTCAAAAGATTTACTGGAAATAATTACAATTTGTGGTAATGCTGACCGGTAGAGGAACAGATACAAAATTTTAGAAACTGAGCAACAAACGTTAGCAGCAGGGGGGCTTTTTTCAAGTTAAATATATTGTCGTACTCTCATGATTATGACAATCGTTAATGATCGATACAGAATTACCGGTAGGTGTAAACATATTGgcatatttgttattttaacaGATCAGTTCACAACTCTACTAAATATCATTATTCATTTGGTGAGTTAAGTTTCTCACTATTTTAGAATATGGTATTCTTGTTTAAAGGTATTAAAAAAATGCCAGATCGGTTGTTTAGTGTTGAAGTTGGGAGTTGAAATGtttatcattttttaaaaagggtttcTCATCCCTATTTGATCATTATTTACGACTGTGAGTACTTTGAAATACCAGTGTGTCGCTTTTATGAATGTAACATTTCTAAACGAGTGCCGTGACACTCGTAGTGTCACTTATATGACAGTAAAACAaa
Above is a genomic segment from Takifugu rubripes chromosome 2, fTakRub1.2, whole genome shotgun sequence containing:
- the LOC101062967 gene encoding single-stranded DNA-binding protein 3 isoform X1, which codes for MYGKGKGAVVPSDSQAREKLALYVYEYLLHVGAQKSAQTFLSEIRWEKNITLGEPPGFLHSWWCVFWDLYCAAPDRRETCEHSSEAKAFHDYSAAAAPSPVMGNMPPNDAMPGGPMPPGFFQGPPGSQQSPHAQPPPHNPSNPMMGPHGQPFMSPRYPGGPRPSLRMPNQPPGGIPGSQPLLPNSLDPTRPQGHPNMGGPMRMNPPRGMAMGPQNYGGMRPPPNSMGGPMPGMNMGPGGRGPWPGPNTNSIAYSSSSPGNYVGPPGGGGPPGTPIMPSPGDSTNSSENIYTMMNPIGPGGNRPNFPMGPGPDGPMGAMGAMEPHHMNGSLGSGDMDGLPKSSPNNMGGMNNPPGTPRDDGEMGGNFLNPFQSESYSPNMTMSV
- the LOC101062967 gene encoding single-stranded DNA-binding protein 3 isoform X2, with amino-acid sequence MYGKGKGAVVPSDSQAREKLALYVYEYLLHVGAQKSAQTFLSEIRWEKNITLGEPPGFLHSWWCVFWDLYCAAPDRRETCEHSSEAKAFHDYSAAAAPSPVMGNMPPNDAMPGGPMPPGFFQPFMSPRYPGGPRPSLRMPNQPPGGIPGSQPLLPNSLDPTRPQGHPNMGGPMRMNPPRGMAMGPQNYGGMRPPPNSMGGPMPGMNMGPGGRGPWPGPNTNSIAYSSSSPGNYVGPPGGGGPPGTPIMPSPGDSTNSSENIYTMMNPIGPGGNRPNFPMGPGPDGPMGAMGAMEPHHMNGSLGSGDMDGLPKSSPNNMGGMNNPPGTPRDDGEMGGNFLNPFQSESYSPNMTMSV